TGAAAATCGCCAAGGCCGCGGGCAACCACTACCTGATCGACATCATGAAACACCTGGGCACCAAGCTGATCCCGCGCACGCGCATGAACTCGGCCTACACCGGGCAGAGCAACCGCACCACATACCTCGCGGGCATCAACAGCGAGCACCAGCAGATCTTCGATGCCATCGCCAGCAAGCAAGTGGATGCCGCACGTGCCGCGATGTTCCTGCACCTGAGCAACAGCCGCAGGCGCTTGCGCGAGGCGCAGAAACTGCAAGCGTTCTACAACGAGTAAGCCCGGTTACGGCGCGGGCTCGACATCGTGGAACGTCAGCCCGTCGCTGAGTGCCACCTGCCAAGGGTTGGCGCCGCCGGTTTCGACAAAGTGCACACCGTCGAAGCGTGAATCGCGCAGGCCGTCGATCTTCGCCTTGGCCGGCCCACTGAAGCGCACCCGCTCGAAGGCCAGCCCCTGGTGATAGGCGCCGTGCTGGCTGTCGCCCTTCACCTCGATGGCTGCCAACCCGGCGTTTTCCACGGTCACATCACTGACCCGCACATCGCGGAACTGCCCCGCCAGCGTTGACTTCTGATAGTCCAGCTTGGCGTTGGGATCGTTGTAATCCAGGGTAAAAATGAACGCCTGCTTGGCCGTGTTGCGCATGGCCGAGTCACGGAACACCACATTGCGGGCACCGCCGCCCATGAAGTTGGTGCTTTTCATGCGCAGCCCGGCATCGGTGCCATCGGACACGTTGTCTTCGGCCAGGATGTTCTGGATCCACGCCCCGGTGTGGCTGCCGGCCACCACCATGCCGTGGCCCTTGCGGAAGTAGTTGTTGAAGATCCAGGCATCTTCCTGGGGCTTCTGCTCGACAGCCTGCGCGCCCGTGCCCGCCGCGAAGTTGACGCAGTCGTCGCCGGTGTCGAAGAAGTTGTTGAACACCATCGCGCCCCGGCTGTTGGCGAATTCGATGCCATCGCCGTTGTTGGCGTCGAAGGTTTTGTGGGTGGTGTTGGCCAGCACCACGTTTTCGGTTTCGAGGTTCATGATGCCGTGGTAGGCCGGGTTGAGCACGGTGAAGCCGCCGTAGAACACGTTCTTCACGTTGCGCAGGGTGATCAACGATGAACGCATCTGGCCGTAGGCGTCCTTCACGTTCATGCCCTCGGCCACCGCCCGCTCGACCTGGGCCTTGGCCAGCACGCCATCCTGCATGTAGCGGGTGTTGTCGCTGGCCAGATACACCGGCAACGGCTGGCCGCGCTCATCAAGCACGTCGGCGCTGCGCTTCCAGCCATTGCCGTCGATGATGCCCTTGCCGACGATGCGGATGTTCTCGAAATGCTGATGCTGGTGTGGGTCGCGGGGCAAGGCGTTGATCAGCGAGGCCGGCCGCACGGTGGTGGAATACGGGTACTGGATGTAGCCGTCGCGCGGGTAATCCTCGGGGCGGTCGGAGCCGAGCAGCGTGGCGCCTTCGGCGATTTCCAGGGTCATGTTGCTTTTCAGGTACAGGGCACCGCTTTTGTAGGTGCCGGGTGGCAGCAGCACCTTGCAACCGGTGGTGCAGGCGTCGATGGCGTGCTGGATGGCGGCGGTGTCGAGGGTTTGACCGTCGCCTTTGGCGCCGTAGCGTTTTACATCGAACAGCGCTGGCACCTTGGTGGTACGTTGCACCACCACGGCGCTGTCGGCGGACTCCTGGCCATTACGGCCAACCGAGCGCACGGTGAAGCGGTACTCGGTGTTTGGCTTCAGGCCTTGGGCGGTGAAGCTGTGGATGGCGATGCGGTGGTGGAACTGGCGGGTGTCCTGGCGGTAGAACTGGTCGATGTAGGGCTTGGCTGGGGAGACCTGGGTGTTGTTGGTGTTGCTGCTGCCGAGCAGTTTGCCGTTGGCGTAGATGTGGTAATCGGTGATGTTGGTGTGGTTGGCGGGTTTTTGCCAGACCAGAATGATGTGCTGGTCGTCGTAGGCCAGGGTGGGGATTTGGGGTTTTACCGGGGCGTCGAGGGCCCAGAGTGGCAGGCTGACGGCCATGGCCAGGGTGCCTGCCAGGAGGTTTGTACATTGCATGGATGGCTTCCTTGTAATCAGGCTATTGCGCAACCTCTGTAGGAGCGGCTTCAGCCGCGATGAAGCCGACGCGGTGGATGGCACCGGCGTTGCCGGTGATCGCGGCTGAAGCCGCTCCTACAAGGGAGGGTCGTCAGGTCAATTCAGCACTGAAGTCGCGGCTGGCCTGCACCAGCATGCGGGTGTAGTCGTGGCAGGCCAGGTCCTGGCTCAGGGCCTGGCTGTCCAGCCGCTCGACGATCCGCCCGTGCTGCATCACCGCCACCTTGTCGCACAGGTGGCTGACCACGCCCAAATCGTGCGTGACCATCAGGTAGGTGAGTTTCTCGCGCTCACGCAAATCTGCCAGCAGGTTAAGGATCTCGGCCTGCACCGACACATCCAGCGCCGAGGTCGGTTCGTCCAGCAGCAACACCCGCGGCTGCAGGATCAACGCCCGGGCAATCGCCACCCGCTGGCGCTGCCCGCCGGACAACTGGTGCGGGTAGCGATAGCGGAAGCTCTCGTTCAAACCGACCTTGGCCAGGATGTCGTTGATGCGGTCGTCACGCTCGTCCATGGCATGGATGATCAACGGCTCGCGCAGGGCCGTGTCGATGGTGTGGCGCGGGTGCAATGAGCCGTACGGGTCCTGAAACACCATCTGCACCTTGCGAAAATGTTCCTTTGGGATTTTGTGCTGCAGCGGCACGCCGGCAATGCTCAGCGCCCCGCTCCAGTGCCGGTACTGGCCGGCCAGGCAACGCAGCACGGTGGTTTTGCCGGAGCCCGACTCACCCACCAAACCGAACGACTCGCCGTCCTCGACGCTGAGGTTCACATCATGCAGCACCTGGTTGAGCGTGGAGCCTGCGCCAAAACTCAGGTTCAGCGCGTGTGCTTGGATCATCGACATAACAAGTCCCTCAGCAGGTGAGCCACAGCGGGTCGCGTTGCAACACCGGCAGGCGTGGGCGGCGGTTGTCCATGCTGGGCAAGGCCGCCAGCAGGCCACGGGTATAGGGGTGTTCGGCGTAATGCAGGTCGCAGGCGGCCAGCGACTCGACCACCCGCCCGGCGTACATCACCAACACCCGGTCGCAGTAGTTGCGCACCAGGTTGAGGTCGTGGCTGACGAACACCAGCCCCATCTGCTGCTCCACCACCAACTCTTCCAGCACGTTCAGCACTTGCTGGCGCACCGACACATCCAGCGCCGAGGTGGGCTCGTCGGCAATGATCACCTCCGGGTTGGTGATTACCATCATGGCGATCATGATGCGTTGGCCCATGCCGCCGCTGACTTCGTGCGGGTACAGGTTGTACACCCGCTGCGGGTCGCGGATGTGCACCTTTTCCAGCATCAGCAACACCCGCTCGCGGGCTTCGCTGCGGCTGGCCTTGTGGTGCGCCAGGTACGCCTCGGCGATCTGGTCGCCCACCTTGACCACCGGGTTGAGCGAGTATTTCGGGTCTTGCATGATCATCGAGATGCGGTTGCCACGGATTTTCTGCATGGCCTTTTCACTGGCGCCGAGCAGGTCCACGTCGCCAAAGTTCAGGGCCTTGGCAGTGATCTGTGCGCTGGCCGGGTGCAGCTTGAGCAAGCTGCGCCCGACCGTGGACTTGCCCGAGCCGGATTCGCCCACAATGGCCAGCTTTTCCCGCCCCAGGGTGAACGACACATCGCGCACCGCGTGCATCACTTTCTTGCCATTGACGAAGCGCACGTTAAGCGAATCGACATTGAGTTTGTGTGCCGACATAAAGCCTCCGGTTATTCGCTACGTGGGTCGAGAATGTCCCGCAGGCCATCGCCCAGCAGGTTGAACGCCAGGCTCACCAGCATGATCGCTGCACCCGGTACCGCCACCAGCCACCAGCATTCGAGCATGTAGCGCCGCCCGGTGGAGATCATCGCCCCCCACTCCGGCAACGGCGCCTGGGCGCCCAGGCCGAGAAAGCCCAATGCGGCGGCGGTGAGGATGATGCCGGCCATGTTCATGGTCAGGCGGATGATCACCGACGACAGGCACATGGGCACGATGTGGCGAAGGATGATGCGCGCAGGCGACGCCCCTTGCAGTTGCACCGCCACCACAAAGTCGGCCTTGCGCAGCGATAACGTTTCGGCTCGCGCCAGGCGGGCGATCGGCGGCCAGGAGGTGAGCGCGATGGCCACCACGGCATGCTCCAGGCCAGGGCCGAGCGCGGCGATGAAGGCCAGCGCCAGCACCAGGCTGGGGAACGAGATGAAGATGTCGGTGATGCGCATGAACACGGTATCGACGATACCGCCGAAGTAACCCGACACGGTGCCGATGAACAGCCCGATGGGGCCGACGATCACCGTGACCAGGGTGATGATGTACAGCGTGATGCGCGAGCCGTACACCAGCCGGCTGAAGATGTCGCGGCCGTACTCGTCGGTGCCGAACCAGTGCGCGGCGCCGGGCGCCTGCAAGGCGTTGGCAAGGTTTTGCGCCACCGGGTCGTGGGTGGCGATCCACGGCGCGAACGCCGCCACCACCACCAGCATCGTGGCCACCAGCAACCCCACCAGGGTCAGCGGGTTGCGCAGCAGGTGGCGCAGCACCTTGAGGCTGCTTTGGCACAACGCGTCGAGGCTGGAGGCTGGCATAGGGGCCGCCTGCGCCTTGGCGCCGGTATCGGATGAAGACATGTTGGCAATCATTGGCATGCTCCGGAGCTAAACGTATCAGCGTTGCTTGTAGACGCCCAGGTAACGGGTGGCTTCGGCGTCATCGCCGCTGAAGCCCCGGATATCGGCCGCACTAACGGCGGTGTCGGTCATTTGCGAAATCATCATGATCGGGCCCACTTGCTGGTCGTAGCGCTGCTGCGCCTGGTGGTACAGGCCCAGGCGCTTGCCCGCATCGCGCTCGACCCCGGCCTGGTCGATCAGCTGGTTAAGCTGCTGGTCGAAGAACGAAGCGCGCCAGCCCTGGAAGTTCGGCAGGCCCGCCGCGTCGCTGTTGTCGGGGTTGTAGGCAAAGGTGCGCAGGCTGAAGTACGGGTGCGGGTAACGCTCGGCGCCCCGCGCCACGATCATGTCGAAGTTGCGTGCGCGCATGGCGCCGTACACCTGGTTGCCGGTGCCGGTGACGATGCTGGCCTTGATCCCGCCTTCGGCCAGGGTGGCCTGCATGCGGGCGGCGATGTCGATGAAAGGCGGTTCGGACAGCGTGCGGATGGTGGTGGTGAAGCCTTGCGGGTAGCCCGCTTCGGCCAGCAGCGCCTTGGCCTTGGCGACGTCGAGGTGGTAGCCCGGGTCGGGCAGGCGCGCCTGCAAGCCCAGCTGCATGGGCTGCTGGTTGAGCACGCCGTAATGCGGCATCACCTGTTGGTCGATGCCCTGGTAGTCGATCAGGTTGCGCACCGCTTCGCGCACTTTCTGGTTGGCGAACTGCGGCTGCTTCATGCTCATGGCCACGTAGTACATGGTGCCGCGTTGCAGGGGCTGCACCTGCAACGTGGCCGCGTGCTCGATGGCCTTGATGTCGGGCGCGGCCATGCCAAAGGCCAGGTCCAGGTCGCCGCGCTCCAGCATCAGGCGCAGCGATTGCGACTCGGTCATGTGCCGCACCAGCACCCGCTTCATCTTGGCCGGGCCTGCCCAGTAGCCGTCGAAGCGGGTCATGATCAAGGCGTCGTTGGCGCTCCATTTGCTCAGGGTGTACGGCCCGCTGCCCGCCTCGTTGGTGACCAGCCAGGCAGCGCCCAGGTCGCCGTTCTTTTCGTGCTTCAACGCTTGCAGCCGGTCGACCACCACCGCGCTGGGTGAGGTCGCCAGCGAGTCGATCAGCAGCAAGGGATCGGTGGGCTGCGGCAGGTCGATCACCAGGGTGTGGGCATCGGTGGCGCGGATCAGCCCCTGAATGTTGTCGACGGTGTAGCCGTAGGCCTTCCAGGTGGTGGCCAGGCCAAAGTTGAGCTTCATCACCCGGTACAGCGACCAGGCCACGTCTTCAGCGGTGAGCGGGTTGCCGGAATGGAACTTCACATCGCTGCGCAGGTGGAAGGTAACTTGCTTGCCGTCGTCGCTCACCTGCCAGCGCTCGGCCAGTTGTGGCAGGTGCTGTTCCGGGTTGCCGTTGTCGCGCTTGACCAGCGTGTCGTACAGGTTGGCATTGATGCCGGAGGCATCCAGGCCGGGGGCGTTGGCAGGGTCGATGGAAAACAGGTTGACCATGCTCATGCCGACCACCAGTTGGTCGGCCGGCGTCTTCGCCAGGGCCGGCGCCATTGGGCCTAAAGCCAGCAATGCGCCCAGCAGGCTCAGGCGCAAGGTGGGGAATGCAATGTTCATGTGGGCGTCCTTCTTTTTATTGTTGTTCACTGTGTTCGCGTGGCTGAGGCGGGCTCAGCGGGTCCTTGGGTCGAACACTTTGTACAGCGCGTCGCTGACCAGGTTGAGGGCAACGAAGATCAGGCCGATGATCAGCACGCAACCCATCACCGCGTTCATGTCACCAAGCATCAGGCTGCTGGTGAGGTACTGGCCAAAGCCCGGCCAGGCAAACACCGTTTCGATCAGCACCGCGCCTTCGAGCAGCGAGCCATAGGCCAGCGCCACCACGGTGAGCAGTTGCACGAGGATGTTGCGAAACGCATGGCCCCACACCACCTGGCGGCGCGACAGGCCTTTTACCCGGGCGGTGATGATGTATTCCTGCGACAGCTGTTCAAGCATGAAGCTGCGGGTCATGCGGCTGATGTAGGCCACCGAGTTCAAGCCCAGGATCAACGCCGGCAACACGATATGGCGCAAGGCACTGGCAAAGGCTTCCCAGTCACGGGCCAGCGCGGTGTCGATCAGCAGCAGGCCGGTAACCTCATCGACCATGCCGTCGTAGGCCAGGTCGATGCGCCCTGCCCCGCCCGCCCAACCCAGCCAGGCGTAGAACACCAGCAGGCCCATCATGCCCACCCAGAAAATCGGCGTGGAGTAACCGAACAGCGTGATCACCCGCGCCACATGGTCGCCCACCCGCCCCTGATTGCTGGCCGCGACCACGCCCAGCGGCAGGCCGATGACGATGCCAAACAGGATCGCCAGAGTGGCCAGCTCGATGGTGGCCGGGAACACGCGCTTGATGTCTTCCAGCACCGGGTGGCCGGTAAGCAGCGCGTTGCCGAAGTCGCCGTGCAGCAGGTCGCTGAGGTACAGGCCGAACTGCGCCCACAGCGGTTTGTCCAGGCCCATGGCCCGGTACACCTGTTCGTAGGTGGAGCTGTCGGCATCAGGGCCGACCACGGCCAGCACCGGGTCCAGCGGCATCACCCGGCCAATGAAAAACGTCATCGCCAGCAGGCCCAGCAGGGTGACCAGCACCGTGCTGGCCCGGCGGGCAGTGCCGGACACCCGGGTGCCGAACACAGAGGCAGTTGAAAGCAACATAACAGGCTCCTGAAAAAGGCAGTTCGGCTCAGCGCGCTTTGTACACGTCTTTGTAGCGGGTGGTGGCGGCGCTGTGGGCCTGATAATCCTGAACGTCGTGGTACAGCACCACGGTGTCGGTCATCTGCGACACGGGTAAAATCGCCCCCACTTGCTGGTCCAGGGTGTTCTGGATCTGCTGGTACTGCGCCAGTTGCCGCGCCTTGTCGGGCTCTAC
The genomic region above belongs to Pseudomonas sp. PSKL.D1 and contains:
- a CDS encoding ABC transporter ATP-binding protein, producing the protein MSAHKLNVDSLNVRFVNGKKVMHAVRDVSFTLGREKLAIVGESGSGKSTVGRSLLKLHPASAQITAKALNFGDVDLLGASEKAMQKIRGNRISMIMQDPKYSLNPVVKVGDQIAEAYLAHHKASRSEARERVLLMLEKVHIRDPQRVYNLYPHEVSGGMGQRIMIAMMVITNPEVIIADEPTSALDVSVRQQVLNVLEELVVEQQMGLVFVSHDLNLVRNYCDRVLVMYAGRVVESLAACDLHYAEHPYTRGLLAALPSMDNRRPRLPVLQRDPLWLTC
- a CDS encoding glycoside hydrolase family 28 protein, which translates into the protein MQCTNLLAGTLAMAVSLPLWALDAPVKPQIPTLAYDDQHIILVWQKPANHTNITDYHIYANGKLLGSSNTNNTQVSPAKPYIDQFYRQDTRQFHHRIAIHSFTAQGLKPNTEYRFTVRSVGRNGQESADSAVVVQRTTKVPALFDVKRYGAKGDGQTLDTAAIQHAIDACTTGCKVLLPPGTYKSGALYLKSNMTLEIAEGATLLGSDRPEDYPRDGYIQYPYSTTVRPASLINALPRDPHQHQHFENIRIVGKGIIDGNGWKRSADVLDERGQPLPVYLASDNTRYMQDGVLAKAQVERAVAEGMNVKDAYGQMRSSLITLRNVKNVFYGGFTVLNPAYHGIMNLETENVVLANTTHKTFDANNGDGIEFANSRGAMVFNNFFDTGDDCVNFAAGTGAQAVEQKPQEDAWIFNNYFRKGHGMVVAGSHTGAWIQNILAEDNVSDGTDAGLRMKSTNFMGGGARNVVFRDSAMRNTAKQAFIFTLDYNDPNAKLDYQKSTLAGQFRDVRVSDVTVENAGLAAIEVKGDSQHGAYHQGLAFERVRFSGPAKAKIDGLRDSRFDGVHFVETGGANPWQVALSDGLTFHDVEPAP
- a CDS encoding ABC transporter permease — its product is MIANMSSSDTGAKAQAAPMPASSLDALCQSSLKVLRHLLRNPLTLVGLLVATMLVVVAAFAPWIATHDPVAQNLANALQAPGAAHWFGTDEYGRDIFSRLVYGSRITLYIITLVTVIVGPIGLFIGTVSGYFGGIVDTVFMRITDIFISFPSLVLALAFIAALGPGLEHAVVAIALTSWPPIARLARAETLSLRKADFVVAVQLQGASPARIILRHIVPMCLSSVIIRLTMNMAGIILTAAALGFLGLGAQAPLPEWGAMISTGRRYMLECWWLVAVPGAAIMLVSLAFNLLGDGLRDILDPRSE
- a CDS encoding ABC transporter substrate-binding protein; amino-acid sequence: MNIAFPTLRLSLLGALLALGPMAPALAKTPADQLVVGMSMVNLFSIDPANAPGLDASGINANLYDTLVKRDNGNPEQHLPQLAERWQVSDDGKQVTFHLRSDVKFHSGNPLTAEDVAWSLYRVMKLNFGLATTWKAYGYTVDNIQGLIRATDAHTLVIDLPQPTDPLLLIDSLATSPSAVVVDRLQALKHEKNGDLGAAWLVTNEAGSGPYTLSKWSANDALIMTRFDGYWAGPAKMKRVLVRHMTESQSLRLMLERGDLDLAFGMAAPDIKAIEHAATLQVQPLQRGTMYYVAMSMKQPQFANQKVREAVRNLIDYQGIDQQVMPHYGVLNQQPMQLGLQARLPDPGYHLDVAKAKALLAEAGYPQGFTTTIRTLSEPPFIDIAARMQATLAEGGIKASIVTGTGNQVYGAMRARNFDMIVARGAERYPHPYFSLRTFAYNPDNSDAAGLPNFQGWRASFFDQQLNQLIDQAGVERDAGKRLGLYHQAQQRYDQQVGPIMMISQMTDTAVSAADIRGFSGDDAEATRYLGVYKQR
- a CDS encoding ABC transporter permease, which gives rise to MLLSTASVFGTRVSGTARRASTVLVTLLGLLAMTFFIGRVMPLDPVLAVVGPDADSSTYEQVYRAMGLDKPLWAQFGLYLSDLLHGDFGNALLTGHPVLEDIKRVFPATIELATLAILFGIVIGLPLGVVAASNQGRVGDHVARVITLFGYSTPIFWVGMMGLLVFYAWLGWAGGAGRIDLAYDGMVDEVTGLLLIDTALARDWEAFASALRHIVLPALILGLNSVAYISRMTRSFMLEQLSQEYIITARVKGLSRRQVVWGHAFRNILVQLLTVVALAYGSLLEGAVLIETVFAWPGFGQYLTSSLMLGDMNAVMGCVLIIGLIFVALNLVSDALYKVFDPRTR
- a CDS encoding ABC transporter ATP-binding protein translates to MSMIQAHALNLSFGAGSTLNQVLHDVNLSVEDGESFGLVGESGSGKTTVLRCLAGQYRHWSGALSIAGVPLQHKIPKEHFRKVQMVFQDPYGSLHPRHTIDTALREPLIIHAMDERDDRINDILAKVGLNESFRYRYPHQLSGGQRQRVAIARALILQPRVLLLDEPTSALDVSVQAEILNLLADLREREKLTYLMVTHDLGVVSHLCDKVAVMQHGRIVERLDSQALSQDLACHDYTRMLVQASRDFSAELT